A genomic region of Vespa crabro chromosome 19, iyVesCrab1.2, whole genome shotgun sequence contains the following coding sequences:
- the LOC124430532 gene encoding motile sperm domain-containing protein 2-like, translating into METRAELIAEIREKFFKKLEEERPSDPRGFHPADMDRIKYNDDWLKRFLEHNENDLQESLSMLWESCTWRRKVGANDISEDNVRKDYLEEGVIFSYGKDKDGKSLFIVRSKLYVKGAKDFGELQRCIIYWFERLEREGNGNQISIFFDMAETGLSNMDMEFTKYLIGLFKSYYPNFLNYIIIFEMPWVLNAAFKIIKSWLPAKAIPKIKFVNKSNLKDFVDPNDILKYWGGTNDYTFTFVSEERTSTENAINNKLDNKKVHFVESSPLTEQPPSGFGDQVNEEQLLSIEPEAVTFNKEGNEIIGRIILKNVTIDKPLSYKIKTTSPQKFRVRPSSGIISPSERCSVTVVFQPGYNLRGLSNNDRFLVMCLPVKNAAATAQELTTIWKSGKPAEQHRLRCCDGANENNEVQKTYSILSSGSIEENRTIDALCSKVIHLEENCNKLYKELKYLQIFSIILTVLMAIAVIYILRNDIQNADLENCHIHRGI; encoded by the exons ATGGAAACGCGTGCTGAACTTATTGCTGAAATTCgcgaaaaattctttaaaaaattggaagaagaaagacCATCTGACCCTA GAGGTTTTCATCCAGCAGATAtggatagaataaaatataatgatgattGGTTAAAGAGATTCTTAGAACataatgaaaatgatctaCAAGAATCTCTATCTATGCTTTGGGAATCTTGTACTTGGAGAAGAAAAGTTGGTGCAAATG ACATTTCAGAGGATAATGTCAGAAAAGACTATCTAGAAGAAGGAGTGATTTTTAGTTATGGTAAAGATAAAGATGgaaaatctctttttattgttagatCTAAACTGTATGTTAAGGGAGCAAAGGACTTTGGGGAACTTCAGAGATGCATCATTTATTGGTTTGAAAGATTAGAAAG AGAAGGAAATGGAAatcaaatatcaattttttttgatATGGCGGAGACCGGCCTTTCAAATATGGACATGGAATTCACAAAATACTTGATTGGTTTATTCAAATCTTATTATccaaattttctaaattatatcataatatttgaaatgccCTGGGTATTAAATGCAGCttttaagataattaaatCATGGTTACCTGCTAAAGCAATaccaaagataaaatttgttaataaatctaatttaaaagattttgtGGATCCAAATGATATACTTAAATATTGGGGCGGTACAAATGATTACACTTTTACTTTTGTCTCGGAAGAACGAACGAGTACAGAAAatgcaataaataataaactagATAACAAAAag GTACATTTCGTTGAAAGTTCTCCATTAACAGAACAACCCCCAAGTGGATTTGGAGATCAAGTAAATGAAGAACAAT TACTCTCAATTGAACCAGAAGCAGTTACCTTCAACaaagaaggaaatgaaatcattggcagaattatattaaaaaatgtcacGATAGATAAACCTTTATCTTACAAA atTAAAACTACATCACCACAGAAATTTAGGGTAAGACCAAGTTCAGGTATTATATCACCTTCAGAACGGTGCAGTGTTACAGTCGTTTTTCAACCGGGATACAATTTACGTGGACTCTCGAATAATGATAGATTTCTGGTAATGTGTCTTCCTGTTAAAAATGCTGCTGCAACTGCACAAGAGTTAACGACAATATGGAAG TCTGGTAAACCTGCTGAGCAACACAGATTAAGATGTTGCGATGGTGCAAATGAGAACAATGAAGTACAGAAAACATATTCTATATTGTCATCTGGTTCCATAGAAGAGAATCGTACGATAGACGCACTTTGCTCTAAG GTAATTCATTTGGAAGAAAATTGCAACAAATTATACAAGGAATTAAAATATCTCCAAATATTCTCTATAATATTGACAGTCCTAATGGCAATTgcagttatatatattttaagaaatgaTATACAAAATGCTGATCTTGAAAACTGCCATATTCATCgtggtatataa
- the LOC124430888 gene encoding histone-lysine N-methyltransferase SETD1, producing MNGMERHGHGHGHSHAHSHRHRHSHGNSQSASQNSNQSSKHGHGHVTHSQKEASAPQVAQKPRNYKLLVDPFLVKGATKLYRYDGTVPGDPTYPVVQPRDPRSQLTRIWTRLEQLDLPVPRFKIDSNYCGEPPPLEVTFCHLNDNIDKTFLTDMVQKFGAVEELTIYYHPVTNKHLGIARVVFETTKASKACVEKLNNTSVMGRVLRVFLDAFGEECKKIYEELTVEKKLERKVEKEIKCDVEPEKQTPIDKVVPEERDDYRNTKKTVASVEKVRDPYVENSRYNKYRDYPTPSGSTGSDLGYGTAPSELNYSSNYSQNSTPAANYDFYYSGYHHQPSNSYLANMPQNVSQNISMQQNSNVWWNNNSGTAGYPSASVWPGQHGTSNLENPSSNAASVANKGSTSKSQHHTPKKEKDNQSVIKNSSRDSPVETRKTLDLDTRIAMLLKDKAGGMAPPFLQFGSDSEDDKKSQHGDNEMLSDPPSPFISHEAYKSCFEKMMEKNKERWKIRENNLNQFSVDEELGSVISSSEDEALLGSYSPAPDEIEPEPPKEPPPPPPPDDDRMSLSPLSSGDEKIEEVIAQPEPSSHLYPGPGYPGHISHYPSGDVYSWPRPTQYPYPYGTTYLQSHYQPNTGSLSGTVGSHQGTSYYTSFQSRLQAMANHNITKDNPQGPTINGVLNKVVNELKQILKKDFNKKMVENTAFKLFEVWWDEKKSEKNQSQGGDIAVINNTSKEESSKPQGLSLLLEQGTPLGLNYDGFGLGIRASMPKMPSFRRKIKAPSPLPQDEDSRQSDHIDTEIIESDSDLDLPPVQKVKRPVSSLPSGSSSSSSSSSTESSSDEASSSESSSSSSESSDEENFEDEQDSDSRMSDHRPLACNSEDPDILTELAIQRSLDCPTPTGRDTPLPDIKIKDQNSNEFPQIDNEESPLPSPRKCESDKETDDRLNDSYTNKMEEEQLETLKPIDVNANKPRLEQDVQQKMNTYIGKLPQKEEIQQDMKKMESSAAEALITLAGQDNIIRHRSPGPIEPNIIRALQTMSAKYINDEPILKESEKIEMFSEIPTTDSEEESLEIRRLRFQAEVDLRLNGQQSPSSPGSQASQVFMEHSYSLPPAQPEPVEPVARMNAPPVKMKPSKVVKLTKGKDKVHKVEKRKLNKYSKMHDLQNHEGEKENIQNEYVYERFSRNIQEPPVVYKERDLMSEMGILYEFLTRGIDAEDVEYLRRSYEALLADDAQGYWLNDTHWVDHPATDIPSPAKRRKRDELRLHATGSARTEGYYKVDLREKAKHKHHYAQSIQRSDDVEESGGTYTGGDSVINGQKGNTKALTGKMQALSREARSNQRRLLTAFGIDTDSDLLKFNQLKFRKKQLKFAKSGIHDWGLFAMEPIAADEMVIEYVGQMVRPVVADLRESQYEATGIGSSYLFRIDLDTIIDATKCGNLARFINHSCNPNCYAKVITIESQKKIVIYSKQPIGVNEEITYDYKFPLEDDKIPCLCGAPQCRGTLN from the exons ATGAACGGAATGGAGAGACATGGACATGGACATGGACACTCGCATGCACACTCGCATCGTCATCGCCATTCGCATGGCAATTCACAGAGTGCATCACAAAATTCAAATCAATCATCGAAACATGGTCATGGTCACGTAACTCATTCGCAGAAGGAAGCATCTGCGCCGCAAGTAGCACAAAAACCAAGGAATTATAAATTACTTGTCGATCCGTTCTTAGTCAAAGGAGCTACAAAATTGTACAGATACGATGGAACGGTACCAGGAGATCCAACGTATCCTGTGGTTCAACCAAGAGATCCCAGATCCCAGTTAACAAGAATATGGACTCGATTAGAACAACTTGACTTACCTGTACCTAGATTTAAAATAGATTCTAATTATTGCGGTGAACCTCCTCCGCTTGAGGTAACATTTTGTCATttgaacgataatattgataaaacatttttaacgGACATGGTTCAAAAGTTTGGTGCCGTAGAGGAACTTACTATATATTACCATCCAGTAACTAATAAACATCTTGGAATAGCAAGAGTAGTATTTGAAACTACAAAAGCGTCAAAAGCTTGTGTAGAAAAGTTGAACAATACATCTGTGATGGGTAGGGTTTTAAGAGTATTTCTTGATGCTTTTGGAGAGGAATGTAAAAAGATTTATGAAGAGTTAACCGTCGAAAAGAAACTagagagaaaagttgaaaaggaaataaagtgCGATGTCGAGCCAGAAAAGCAAACGCCAATTGATAAAGTTGTGCCTGAAGAAAGGGACGATTATAGAAATACTAAGAAGACAGTTGCTAGTGTAGAAAAAGTTAGAGATCCATATGTTGAAAATTCAAGATATAACAAGTATAGGGATTATCCTACACCTAGCGGAAGTACTGGCAGTGATTTAGGTTATGGCACAGCACCTAgcgaattaaattattctagCAACTATTCCCAAAATTCTACTCCTGCTGccaattatgatttttattatagcgGTTATCACCATCAACCTTCGAATAGCTATTTAGCCAATATGCCACAGAATGTATCGCAAAATATTTCGATGCAACAAAATTCAAATGTGTGGTGGAATAATAACTCTGGAACTGCTGGTTATCCGTCTGCGTCCGTCTGGCCCGGTCAACATGGAACATCGAATTTGGAAAATCCGAGTTCTAATGCAGCATCTGTTGCTAATAAAGGTTCTACCAGTAAAAGTCAACATCATACTcctaagaaggaaaaggataaTCAAAGCGTTATAAAAAATTCGTCTAGAGATTCCCCTGTTGAAACTCGTAAAACATTAGATTTAGACACAAGAATAGCAATGTTATTGAAAGATAAGGCAGGTGGAATGGCACCTCCATTTTTACAATTTGGCAGTGATTCCGAGGATGATAAAAAATCGCAGCACGGCGATAACGAGATGCTTTCAGACCCTCCAAGTCCATTTATCTCTCATGAAGCATACAAATCTTGTTTTGAGAAAATGAtggaaaaaaacaaggaaagatGGAAAATACGAGAAAATAATCTAAATCAATTTTCCGTTGATGAGGAATTGGGTAGTGTTATTAGTTCTAGCGAAGATGAAGCATTGCTTGGAAGTTACAGTCCAGCACCTGATGAAATTGAACCAGAACCACCTAAAgaaccaccacctcctccaccacccGATGATGACAGAATGTCTTTGAGTCCATTGAGTTCGGGAgatgaaaaaattgaagag GTCATTGCTCAGCCGGAACCTTCGAGTCACTTATATCCAGGACCTGGTTATCCCGGTCATATAAGTCATTATCCATCTGGAGATGTTTACAGTTGGCCTAGACCAACCCAATATCCTTATCCTTATGGAACAACCTACTTACAAAGTCATTATCAACCTAACACAGGATCATTGTCGGGAACAGTCGGTAGTCATCAAGGAACAAGTTATTATACATCTTTCCAATCTCGCTTGCAAGCCATGGCAaatcataatattactaaGGATAATCCACAG ggTCCTACCATCAATGGTGTGTTAAACAAAGTTGTGAATGAAttgaaacaaattttaaaaaaagattttaataagaaaatggtAGAAAATACTGCATTCAAATTATTTGAAGTTTGGTGGGATGagaaaaaatcagaaaaaaatcaaagtcaAGGAGGAGACATCGCTGTTATCAATAATACTAGTAAGGAAGAAAGTTCAAAGCCACAAGGACTTTCATTACTTTTGGAGCAAGGAACACCATTGGGTCTCAATTACGATGGATTTGGTTTGGGTATCAGAGCCAGTATGCCAAAGATGCCTTCATTTAGG cgTAAAATTAAAGCTCCGAGTCCCTTACCACAAGATGAAGACAGTCGTCAGTCAGATCACATTGACACAGAAATTATAGAAAGTGATAGTGATTTGGATCTACCACCGGTACAAAAAGTTAAACGACCAGTTTCTTCTCTTCCAAGTGgctcttcttcctcatcttcatcttcatctacCGAAAGTTCTAGCGACGAAGCTAGTTCCAGTGAATCTTCTAGCAGCTCAAGCGAAAGCTCGGATGAAGAAAACTTTGAAGATGAG cAAGACTCGGACAGCCGCATGTCCGATCATCGTCCTTTGGCTTGTAACAGCGAGGATCCAGATATATTAACAGAACTTGCAATTCAAAGATCTTTAGACTGTCCTACTCCAACGGGCAGAGATACACCGCTAccagatataaaaataaaagatcaaaaTTCAAATGAGTTCCCTCAAATAGATAATGAAGAGAGCCCATTGCCTTCTCCAAGAAAATGTGAAAGTGATAAAGAAACAGATGACAGATTGAATGATagttatacaaataaaatggaGGAAGAACAATTGGAAACATTAAAGCCTATAGATGTTAATGCGAACAAACCAAGGTTAGAGCAGGATGTACAACAGAAAATGAATACATATATTGGTAAGTTACCGCAGAAAGAAGAGATTCAACAAGATATGAAAAAGATGGAAAGTTCGGCTGCAGAAGCATTAATTACATTGGCTGGacaagataatattatacggCATAGAAGTCCAGGACCTATTGAGCCTAATATTATCAGAGCTCTTCAAACAATGTCTGCCAAATACATAAATGATGAACCTATTCTCAAGGAAtctgaaaaaattgaaatgttcAGTGAAATTCCTACTACAGATTCGGAAGAGGAAAGCCTTGAAATTAGAAGGTTAAGATTCCAAGCAGAAGTAGATCTTCGATTGAATGGCCAACAAAGCCCGAGCTCACCGGGTTCGCAAGCATCTCAGGTCTTCATGGAACACTCATATTCCTTACCACCGGCGCAACCGGAACCCGTGGAACCTGTTGCCCGTATGAATGCGCCACCAGTGAAGATGAAACCTTCGAAGGTTGTCAAAttaacgaaaggaaaagataaagtgCATAaggtcgaaaaacgaaagttgAATAAATACTCGAAGATGCATGATCTTCAGAATCATGAAggtgaaaaggaaaatattcaaaatgaatATGTTTATGAAAGATTCTCTAGGAATATCCAAGAACCACCAGTAgtgtataaagaaagagatttaaTGTCAGAAATGGGTATTTTGTATGAATTTTTGACCAGAGGCATAGATGCAGAAGATGTTGAATATTTAAGAAGAAGTTATGAAGCTTTATTAGCAGATGACGCTCAGGGATATTGGTTAAACGATACTCATTGGGTTGATCATCCTGCAACTGATATACCAAGTCCAGctaagagaagaaaacgagATGAATTAAGATTACATGCAACTGGAAGTGCTAGAACCGAGGGATATTATAAAGTGGATCTAAGGGAGAAAGCGAAGCATAAA CATCATTATGCACAAAGCATACAACGTTCTGATGATGTAGAAGAGAGTGGTGGTACTTATACAGGAGGAGATAGCGTAATAAATGGTCAAAAGGGTAATACGAAAGCATTAACTGGTAAGATGCAAGCTTTGTCGCGAGAAGCACGAAGTAATCAACGTCGTCTATTAACTGCATTTGGAATAGACACAGACAGTGATCTCCTTAAGTTTAATCAATTAAAG tTCAGAAAGAAACAATTGAAGTTCGCGAAGTCTGGCATTCATGATTGGGGCTTGTTTGCTATGGAACCAATTGCGGCGGACGAAATGGTCATAGAATACGTAGGACAAATGGTTAGGCCAGTTGTTGCCGATTTAAGGGAGTCTCAGTATGAAGCTACAGGCATTGGTAGTTCTTACCTATTTCGTATTGATCTGGATACGATCATTGATGCAACAAAATGTGGCAATCTAGCAAGATTCATTAATCACAGTTGCAAT cCAAATTGCTATGCAAAAGTGATTACTATAGAAAgccaaaagaaaattgtaatctACAGTAAACAACCGATAGGAGTTAACGAAGAAATAACTTATGATTACAAATTTCCCTTGGAGGATGACAAAATACCCTGCCTTTGTGGAGCTCCGCAGTGTCGGGGTACTCTCAATTAA
- the LOC124430895 gene encoding cytochrome b-c1 complex subunit 6, mitochondrial-like: MSFIQNFIRNFVPKVKADDEDGELVDPQTVLREQCSEKHCEKLKEILNTCNDRVNSRKQTEETCLEELVDYVQCVDHCVAKTLFSKLK; encoded by the exons ATGTCTTTCATTCAGAATTTTATCAGAAATTTTGTTCCAAAAGTTAAAGCTGACGACGAAGACGGAGAGCTAGTAGATCCTCAAACAGTTCTCCGT gaACAATGTTCAGAGAAACACtgcgaaaaattaaaagaaatattgaacACATGTAACGATCGTGTTAATTCGAGAAAGCAAACCGAAGAAACATGCCTTGAAGAATTGGTAGACTATGTGCAATGCGTAGATCATTGCGTAGCCAAAACTCTTTTCAGCAAGttgaaatga